The following are from one region of the Ananas comosus cultivar F153 linkage group 20, ASM154086v1, whole genome shotgun sequence genome:
- the LOC109725695 gene encoding radixin-like isoform X1 — protein MANLGKRVDIQSLLALGDDLIGVLKSQKDGDALMQSCEGAKMLRSFSRSDAREIHVSSQEYQEKISACKEKIYKGESETIADAELDRVQKDLEEELQNECLLRQELRKISDELDDLDRQRASIEERREIIKKKKKDMLRAQDLLSMCASVTNIIPSLDDQDKISGYIVDKNKKKVEKFEFEQTLSPYEVCNKLWKME, from the exons ATGGCGAATTTGGGTAAAAGAGTCGACATCCAGAGCCTCCTCGCGCTCGGAGATGACCTGATCGGAGTCCTCAAGTCCCAAAAGGACGGGGACGCTCTGATGCAATCGTGCGAGGGCGCGAAGATGCTCCGATCCTTCTCGCGCTCGGATGCTCGCGAAATCCATGTCTCTTCGCAGG aATATCAGGAAAAAATTAGTGCTTGCAAAGAAAAGATATACAAGGGAGAAAGCGAAACCATTGCTGATGCTGAATTGGACCGTGTTCAGAAAGACCTAGAAGAGGAACTTCAAAATGAGTGTTTGCTTCGCCAGGAGCTAAG AAAAATTAGTGACGAGCTTGATGATTTAGACCGTCAAAGAGCTTCGATTGAAGAGAGGAGGGAAAtaatcaagaaaaagaagaaagacaTGCTGAGGGCACA AGATTTGCTGTCTATGTGCGCTTCGGTTACAAATATCATCCCAAGTCTAGATGATCAGGATAAGATTTCTGGCT ATATTGTCGACAAGAACAAGAAAAAGGTTGAGAAATTCGAGTTTGAGCAGACATTATCCCCATATGAAGTATGCAACAAGCTTTGGAAGATGGAATAG
- the LOC109725695 gene encoding uncharacterized protein LOC109725695 isoform X4 has product MANLGKRVDIQSLLALGDDLIGVLKSQKDGDALMQSCEGAKMLRSFSRSDAREIHVSSQEYQEKISACKEKIYKAESETIADAELDRVQKDLEEELQNEHLLRQELRKISDELDGLDCQRASIEERREIIKKKKKDMLRAQDLLSMCASVTNIIPNLDDQDKISGYIVDKNKKKVEKFEFEQTLSPYEVCNKLWKME; this is encoded by the exons ATGGCGAATTTGGGTAAAAGAGTCGACATCCAGAGCCTCCTCGCGCTCGGAGATGACCTGATCGGAGTCCTCAAGTCCCAAAAGGACGGGGACGCTCTGATGCAATCGTGCGAGGGCGCGAAGATGCTCCGATCCTTCTCGCGCTCGGATGCTCGCGAAATCCATGTCTCTTCGCAGG AATATCAGGAAAAAATTAGTGCTTGCAAAGAAAAGATATACAAGGCAGAAAGCGAAACCATTGCTGATGCCGAATTGGACCGTGTTCAGAAAGACCTAGAAGAGGAACTTCAAAATGAGCATTTGCTTCGCCAGGAGCTAAG AAAAATTAGTGACGAGCTTGATGGTTTAGACTGTCAAAGAGCTTCGATTGAAGAGAGGAGGGAAAtaatcaagaaaaagaagaaagatatGCTGAGGGCACA AGATTTGCTGTCTATGTGCGCTTCGGTTACAAATATCATCCCAAATCTAGATGATCAGGATAAGATTTCTGGCT ATATTGTCGACAAGAACAAGAAAAAGGTTGAGAAATTCGAGTTTGAGCAGACATTATCCCCATATGAAGTATGCAACAAGCTTTGGAAGATGGAATAG
- the LOC109725695 gene encoding radixin-like isoform X2: MANLGKRVDIQSLLALGDDLIGVLKSQKDGDALMQSCEGAKMLRSFSRSDAREIHVSSQEYQEKISACKEKIYKAESETIADAELDRVQKDLEEELQNEHLLRQELRKISDELDDLDRQRASIEERREIIKKKKKDMLRAQDLLSMCASVTNIIPSLDDQDKISGYIVDKNKKKVEKFEFEQTLSPYEVCNKLWKME, from the exons ATGGCGAATTTGGGTAAAAGAGTCGACATCCAGAGCCTCCTCGCGCTCGGAGATGACCTGATCGGAGTCCTCAAGTCCCAAAAGGACGGGGACGCTCTGATGCAATCGTGCGAGGGCGCGAAGATGCTCCGATCCTTCTCGCGCTCGGATGCTCGCGAAATCCATGTCTCTTCGCAGG AATATCAGGAAAAAATTAGTGCTTGCAAAGAAAAGATATACAAGGCAGAAAGCGAAACCATTGCTGATGCCGAATTGGACCGTGTTCAGAAAGACCTAGAAGAGGAACTTCAAAATGAGCATTTGCTTCGCCAGGAGCTAAG AAAAATTAGTGACGAGCTTGATGATTTAGACCGTCAAAGAGCTTCGATTGAAGAGAGGAGGGAAAtaatcaagaaaaagaagaaagacaTGCTGAGGGCACA AGATTTGCTGTCTATGTGCGCTTCGGTTACAAATATCATCCCAAGTCTAGATGATCAGGATAAGATTTCTGGCT ATATTGTCGACAAGAACAAGAAAAAGGTTGAGAAATTCGAGTTTGAGCAGACATTATCCCCATATGAAGTATGCAACAAGCTTTGGAAGATGGAATAG
- the LOC109725695 gene encoding uncharacterized protein LOC109725695 isoform X3 yields MANLGKRVDIQSLLALGDDLIGVLKSQKDGDALMQSCEGAKMLRSFSRSDAREIHVSSQEYQEKISACKEKIYKAESETIADAELDRVQKDLEEELQNEHLLRQELRKISDELDGLDCQRASIEERREIIKKKKKDMLRAQDLLSMCASVTNIIPNLDDQDKISGYIVDKNKKKVEKFEFEHTLSPYEVCNKLWKMA; encoded by the exons ATGGCGAATTTGGGTAAAAGAGTCGACATCCAGAGCCTCCTCGCGCTCGGAGATGACCTGATCGGAGTCCTCAAGTCCCAAAAGGACGGGGACGCTCTGATGCAATCGTGCGAGGGCGCGAAGATGCTCCGATCCTTCTCGCGCTCGGATGCTCGCGAAATCCATGTCTCTTCGCAGG AATATCAGGAAAAAATTAGTGCTTGCAAAGAAAAGATATACAAGGCAGAAAGCGAAACCATTGCTGATGCCGAATTGGACCGTGTTCAGAAAGACCTAGAAGAGGAACTTCAAAATGAGCATTTGCTTCGCCAGGAGCTAAG AAAAATTAGTGACGAGCTTGATGGTTTAGACTGTCAAAGAGCTTCGATTGAAGAGAGGAGGGAAAtaatcaagaaaaagaagaaagatatGCTGAGGGCACA AGATTTGCTGTCTATGTGCGCTTCGGTTACAAATATCATCCCAAATCTAGATGATCAGGATAAGATTTCTGGCT ATATTGTCgacaaaaacaagaaaaaggttGAGAAATTCGAGTTTGAGCATACATTATCCCCATATGAAGTATGCAACAAGCTTTGGAAGATGGCATAG